From Hirundo rustica isolate bHirRus1 chromosome 19, bHirRus1.pri.v3, whole genome shotgun sequence, a single genomic window includes:
- the ADORA2B gene encoding adenosine receptor A2b, whose product MDTMKTTYIVLELIIAVLSIAGNVLVCWAVAINSTLKNATNYFLVSLAVADIAVGLLAIPFAITISIGFQVDFHSCLFFACFVLVLTQSSIFSLLAVAIDRYLAIKIPLRYNSLVTGKRARGLIAVLWLLSFGIGLTPLMGWNKAMSGCPNATNETGTEPHGCFISCLFENVVTMSYMVYFNFFGCVLLPLVIMLGIYIKIFMVACKQLHQMELMGNSRTTLQKEVHAAKSLAIIVGLFAFCWLPLHILNCITHFHEDFSRSKPEWVMYVAIILSHANSVINPIIYAYRIRDFRCTFRKILSKILCKADDFPKCPSDNNQHLTVINISSPAASVTV is encoded by the exons ATGGACACTATGAAAACCACTTACATCGTGCTGGAGCTCATCATCGCCGTGCTCTCCATCGCGGGCAACGTGCTGGTCTGCTGGGCCGTGGCCATCAACAGCACCTTGAAGAACGCCACCAACTATTTCCTGGTGTCGCTGGCCGTGGCCGATATCGCCGTGGGGTTGTTGGCCATCCCTTTCGCCATCACCATCAGCATCGGCTTCCAGGTGGATTTTCACAGCTGCCTCTTCTTCGCCTGTTTCGTGCTGGTGCTGACCCAAAGCTCCATTTTCAGCCTGCTGGCCGTGGCCATCGACAGGTACCTGGCTATCAAGATCCCACTGAG ATACAACAGCCTGGTGACCGGCAAGCGGGCGAGGGGACTCATCGCGGTGCTGTGGCTCCTGTCCTTTGGGATTGGACTGACCCCGCTGATGGGCTGGAATAAAGCCATGAGCGGCTGTCCCAACGCCACCAACgagacagggacagagccccaCGGCTGCTTCATCTCGTGCCTCTTTGAGAACGTGGTGACCATGAGCTACATGGTCTACTTCAACTTCTTCGGCTGCGTGCTGCTCCCGCTCGTCATCATGCTGGGGATCTACATCAAGATATTCATGGTGGCCTGTAAGCAGCTGCACCAGATGGAGCTGATGGGCAACTCCAGGACCACCCTGCAGAAGGAGGTCCACGCAGCCAAGTCTCTGGCCATCATTGTGGggctttttgccttctgctggCTGCCCCTGCACATCTTGAACTGCATCACGCACTTCCACGAGGACTTCTCCAGATCCAAGCCCGAGTGGGTGATGTACGTGGCCATCATCCTCTCCCACGCCAACTCCGTCATCAACCCCATCATCTACGCCTACAGGATCCGGGATTTCCGCTGCACCTTCCGCAAGATCCTCTCCAAGATCCTCTGCAAGGCCGACGACTTCCCCAAGTGCCCCTCTGACAACAACCAGCACCTGACTGTCATCAACATCAGCTCGCCCGCGGCCTCGGTGACCGTAtga